The genomic DNA GCCGGCCAGCTCCAGTTTCAGCCTGGGGCCGCGCAGCTTGTCGGCGCTCATGCTGCCGGAGCCGGCGACGCCGAGGCTGTTGATCTCGCGCGCCGGCACGACGATCTTCAGGCGCCGCGCATCGAGCTGCAGCTTTTTCTTCGTCGCGCGGATCTGCAGCACGCCGTTCTCGACGACCGTCTCGACCAGCGGCAGCACGTTGTCGTCGGCTTCGATGGTGATCGGACCGTCGCTGCCGGTGCGCACCTCGACATTGCCGGCCAGTGCCAGCTCGACGCCGTGGAAGCGGCCCACCTGGCGCGTTTCCTGCACCACCTTGCCGCTGCCTTGCACCTTGTCGCCGCCGGTCAGCCAGCCCAGCGGGGAAGCCTGCGCCGCGGCCAGCGGCACGAGCAGCGCAATGGTGGCGATCAGATGGCGGGGAAGGGTGGTGGTCATGGCGTTCTCCTGATGCAGTGTGTCGATGGCTGCATCGTAGAGCAGGGCGGCGTGCCGCGCTTGTGCCGTGCGACGGACTGCGCGCAGGGCGGGACAGAATGCACTGTGGCGGTGCAGAATGCAGCGGCAGCGACAACCGCGCAGTCATCGCGGTCAGGTATGATGCGCGTCCTCACACGAAAGTCACCCATGCTGATCATTACCATCAAACAGGGCAAGGAAAAGAGCCTGCTGTCCGGCGACCCCTGGATCTATCCGTCCGCGATCGAGAAAGTGGACGGCAAGCCGCAGGAGCGCAACCGTCCCGGCGCGACCGCCATCGTGCAATCGTCGGCGCGCCAGTTCCTGGCCCGCGCCGCCTACAACGCCAAGTCGCAGATCGCCGCGCGCGTGTGGACCCTGCGCGAGGACGAGCCGGTGGATCACGCGATGATGAAGCGGCGCGTGCAGGCCGCCGTGGCGGCGCGCGGCCAGGGCCTGGACCCGCAGGCGCTGGCGACGCTGGTCGATGGCGACAAGGACGGCCTGCCCGGCCTCGTGGTGCAAGCCTACGGCGGCCAGGCAGGCTACCTAGTGTGCCAGTTCAATGCCGGTGCCGTCGAGCTGTGGAAGGTACCGATCGTGCAGGCACTGCTGGCCGCCACCGGCTGCGCCAATGTCTACGAGCGCTGCGACCCCCTGGTGCGCAAGGGCGAGGGCCTGCTGGTCAAGCCGGGCGCGCTGGCCGGCGACGAGCCGCCGCAGCGGCTGATGGTGCGCGCCGGCCGGGGACTGGTGCCGATGGATATCCGGACCGGGTTCGTCTACCCGAAATAACGCGGCGAGGGCAAACCCGGAGGTGACAGGCACCGATCCGCGCGCCGCCGGCGCCCGGATCGGTGCCTGTCACCTGGGGTCACTCCAGCGGCACCGACCGGTAACGATTCACGTCCGCGCTCGTCACCGGCGCCGCATTATTCCCCCACGCGCTGCGCAGGTAGGACACCAGTTGCGCCACCTCGACATCGTCCAGCGCATGGCCGAACGGCGGCATGCCGTACGGCCTCGGATTGCCGCGCGTGCCCGGCGGGAAGCCGCCGTTCAGCACGATGCGGATCGGATTGGCCGCGTCCTGCATCGTCAGCGCGCGGTTGCCGGCCAGCGGTGGATAGTGCGGCGGGGCGCCGCGCCCGTCGGCGCCATGGCAGTCCACGCAGTGCTTGTCGTACAGCCGCGCCCCCGCCTGCAGGAATGCCACCGCCGCCGGCGCGTTCGAGCGTTCATACGGTGCCGCTGGCGCTGCCGCGCGCGGCAGCGCCTTCAAATACGCGGCCATGGCCTGCACGTCCTCCGGCGCCAGGTGCTGCAGGCTTTCGCGCACCACCTCGGCCATCGGCCCGAACACGGTGGCGCGTGGCGACACGCCGGTGTGCAGCAGTTGCGCGATGTCGGCCACGGGCCAGTCGCCCAGGCCGGCCTCGGCGTCGGACGTCAGCGCGGGCGCGTACCAGCCCAGCACGGGCACCAGGCCGCCGGACAGCTCGTTGCTGCTGCCGCCCAGCGCGTCGCGCGCGCTGTGGCACGCGCTGCAGTGGCCCAGACCGCGCACCAGGTAGGCGCCGCGGTTCCAGTCGGCCGGTCGGGCCGGTTCGGGGCGGAAGGTGGCGGGGCGGAAGTACAGCGCGCGCCACGCCGCCAGGGCGAGCTGGCTGTCGTAGGGAAGCGCAGCCGGTGCGGCGCGTTCGGCTGGCGCACGGCCGGGATGGTCTTGAAGTAGGCGTACAGCGCGTCCGCATCGTCGCGCGTGACCAAGGTGTAGTTCGGGTAGGGAAAGGCCGGGTACAGCAGCCGGCCGTCGCGCGAGCGGCCATTGTGCAGCGCGTTCCAGAAATCGTCCGCGCTCCAGGCACCGATGCCGGTGGCGACGTCCGGCGTGATGTTGGGCGCGATCACGGCACCGAACGGCGTCTGCAGCGCGCGCCCGCCCGCGTACCGCGCACCGCCGCGCACCGTGTGGCAAGCCATGCAGTCGCCGGCCCGGGCCAGGTAGGCGCCGCGGGCGGTCTTGGCCGCCAGCGGCAGCGCCTGCGCCGCCGCGCTGGGCGGCGGCCCGGCATCGTGCCGGGGCCACAGCAGGCCCACCACCAGTGCCAGCAGCAGGGCGGTCACGGCCACGGGCAGAGCGACGCGCTTTCTCATGGCGTTGCTCCTTGCGCCGGCACGCCGCCGCAGGCCAGCGGCAGTGGCGCCGGCAATGCGGTGGCGGGGCGGGCCGCGTCGTCCACCGGCTGGCTGGCCAGCCAGGCCGAGACGGCGGCCACGTCCTCCTCGGCCAGCCGGTTTGCCACGATGGCCATGCAGTCCGGCGCCTGTGCCTTGCGCACCTTGTTGCGCCAAGCGCCGAACTGCGCGTTGACATAGTCGCGTGGCAGCCCGACCAGGCCCGGGATGGCGGGCGCGACACCCGTCAGCGCCTGGCCGTGGCAGGCCACGCAGGCCGGCACCTTGCGCGCCGGATCGCCGCGCAGCACCAGCGCGCGGCCGCGCTCCAGCTGGGCCGGCGTGGCGTTGACGGGCGCTTGCGGCAGGTGGGGCGGATGCTGGTTGGCGAACCAGCCGGCGATCTCGCGCAGGTACGGGTCGGGCAACTGGTCGACCATGTACGTCATCATCGGGAACTGGCGGCGGCCGTCGCGGAAGTTGCGCAGCTGGTTGTACAGGTAGCCTTCCGGCTTGCCGGCGATGCGCGGGAAGAAGGCGTCGTTGCGGTCGGGCGCCTGGTGGCAGGCCAGGCAGGGAGCGAGGCGCTGCTGCAAGGTGTCCGGCGGTGCGGCGGTGGCCGCCGGCAGCAAGGCTGCGCCGGACAGCAGCAGGGACGACAACAACGAACAATTCGAACCGGGCATGGCGACTCCAGTTGGCAGCAGTGTTGTACGGCGGCTTACGTCTCCGTGCTCTTGCGGCGGCGCGGTGCCTTCGGCGCGCGCGGTGGCGGCAGCACGTTGCCCTGTGCCAGCCAGTGGCGGCAGATGCGCAGCGCCACCTGGGCATCGTCGGCCGCGTACAGGATCTGCTTGTCCGTCAGGCGTGCCGCGGCCCAGTTGGTGGTGGAGATCTTCTTCGATTTGTGCAGGGTGCGGCCGAAGAAGCGGGCCACGGCGCTTTTCGCGCCCAGGTCGTGCTTCTGGCCCGGCGTGCGCAGCGCGACCGCCAGGTCCACCACGCGCACGGGCTCGATGCCCAGCTTGGCGCGCACCCGGCGCATGTCGTCGGACAGGCCGAAGCCCACCTTCAGCGTGCCTTCGGCTTCCAGCACGGCCTTCAGCGCCGGCAGCACGGCCGACGCGTCGGCGCCGATCGGAAACAGCCAGGCGCCCGTGTCGGTGGCGAACTGCACCAGATGCGGCCCGTCCGAGCTCTGGCCCTTGACGAAGGTGGGTTTGGATTCGGTGTCGAAGCCGACGATGTCGGCCGCCAGCAGGATCTGGCGTGCCGCTTCCGCCTGTTCCGCCGTGTGCACCAGGTGCACGGCCGACAGGGTGATGCCGTGATAGGGCGGCAACGGCGGGGCGGACGGCAGGTCCGCGCCCGGCACGGCGGATTGGGCCAGCGCAGTCATCAACCCTTGCGG from Pseudoduganella armeniaca includes the following:
- a CDS encoding c-type cytochrome, producing the protein MPGSNCSLLSSLLLSGAALLPAATAAPPDTLQQRLAPCLACHQAPDRNDAFFPRIAGKPEGYLYNQLRNFRDGRRQFPMMTYMVDQLPDPYLREIAGWFANQHPPHLPQAPVNATPAQLERGRALVLRGDPARKVPACVACHGQALTGVAPAIPGLVGLPRDYVNAQFGAWRNKVRKAQAPDCMAIVANRLAEEDVAAVSAWLASQPVDDAARPATALPAPLPLACGGVPAQGATP
- a CDS encoding 3'-5' exonuclease, which codes for MTALAQSAVPGADLPSAPPLPPYHGITLSAVHLVHTAEQAEAARQILLAADIVGFDTESKPTFVKGQSSDGPHLVQFATDTGAWLFPIGADASAVLPALKAVLEAEGTLKVGFGLSDDMRRVRAKLGIEPVRVVDLAVALRTPGQKHDLGAKSAVARFFGRTLHKSKKISTTNWAAARLTDKQILYAADDAQVALRICRHWLAQGNVLPPPRAPKAPRRRKSTET
- a CDS encoding SAM-dependent methyltransferase, with protein sequence MLIITIKQGKEKSLLSGDPWIYPSAIEKVDGKPQERNRPGATAIVQSSARQFLARAAYNAKSQIAARVWTLREDEPVDHAMMKRRVQAAVAARGQGLDPQALATLVDGDKDGLPGLVVQAYGGQAGYLVCQFNAGAVELWKVPIVQALLAATGCANVYERCDPLVRKGEGLLVKPGALAGDEPPQRLMVRAGRGLVPMDIRTGFVYPK
- a CDS encoding head GIN domain-containing protein, which encodes MTTTLPRHLIATIALLVPLAAAQASPLGWLTGGDKVQGSGKVVQETRQVGRFHGVELALAGNVEVRTGSDGPITIEADDNVLPLVETVVENGVLQIRATKKKLQLDARRLKIVVPAREINSLGVAGSGSMSADKLRGPRLKLELAGSGTLDATGIEAREVSIEVAGSGKLQAAGNTEKLEASVAGSGNADAARLAARQVEADVAGSGQVTVTARQSLDASVAGSGIVSYHGDPQVSRSVAGSGIVRRVGEAR